One segment of Nostoc piscinale CENA21 DNA contains the following:
- a CDS encoding rhodanese-related sulfurtransferase: protein MNQENTQIVAAFYKFVSLPDFAEKQEPLLSFCLAQGIKGTILLAAEGINGTIAGSSQGIDAVFAYLSSDRRLADLEYKESYAQAPPFERMKVRLKSEIVTLGLPEVDPNQQVGIYVTPAEWNKLISDPEVTVIDTRNEYEVRIGTFQGAENPHTQSFREFPEYVQHHLDPNQHKKVALFCTGGIRCEKASSFLLAQGFSEVYHLKGGILKYLEEIPATESLWKGECFVFDERVAVSHSLEIGSHELCFCCGHPISDKDKASPHYEEGISCPYCFEQLTEEKRVRQQEKWRQYQLLQGQE, encoded by the coding sequence ATGAACCAAGAAAATACCCAAATTGTTGCAGCATTTTATAAATTTGTCAGTTTGCCTGACTTTGCCGAGAAACAAGAACCCTTACTGTCTTTCTGTCTAGCACAAGGTATTAAAGGGACAATTTTGTTAGCAGCAGAAGGTATCAACGGCACAATTGCCGGTTCGAGTCAAGGAATTGATGCTGTTTTTGCCTATCTAAGTAGCGATCGCCGTTTAGCAGATTTAGAATACAAAGAATCTTACGCTCAAGCCCCACCTTTTGAACGGATGAAAGTACGCTTAAAGTCAGAAATTGTGACTTTAGGTTTGCCAGAAGTTGACCCCAATCAACAAGTAGGTATTTACGTTACTCCAGCTGAATGGAATAAATTAATTTCCGACCCAGAAGTGACAGTGATTGATACGCGCAACGAGTATGAAGTCAGAATTGGAACTTTTCAAGGCGCAGAGAACCCCCACACACAATCCTTTCGGGAGTTCCCAGAATATGTCCAGCATCACCTCGACCCAAATCAACACAAAAAAGTAGCTTTGTTTTGTACGGGGGGAATTCGCTGCGAAAAAGCTTCATCCTTCCTGCTTGCTCAAGGATTTAGCGAAGTTTATCACCTTAAAGGTGGCATTTTAAAATATTTAGAAGAAATTCCCGCCACCGAAAGCTTATGGAAAGGTGAATGCTTTGTCTTTGATGAGCGAGTAGCTGTGAGTCATAGTTTAGAAATTGGTAGCCATGAATTGTGCTTTTGTTGTGGACATCCAATTTCTGACAAAGATAAAGCTTCTCCTCACTATGAAGAGGGTATTTCTTGTCCCTACTGTTTTGAGCAACTCACGGAAGAAAAACGAGTCCGTCAACAAGAAAAATGGCGACAGTACCAACTTCTGCAAGGTCAGGAGTGA